The genomic segment ATACAGGTGTTATACCTTACTATACTTTCCCaggattattattatcacaccTGATGATATCTGAGTCTGCAAACATGGTTCCACACTAGCTAGCCGTCATCTCTTATGCTGTGATTATGTCCTAGACTCTGTGAGTTTCATTATATTTAAGCTTGGTAACTCAAAACTGGAAGCAAGGGTTCAAAGGACACATCCTGACCATCAGGtatattttttcttccttgtcttAAACTGTATGATTGCCTCTTTTGAATTAGTGTTTTGTCAGAGTCAGAATCAGGACAGAAAAGGGGGCAGAGACAGGTGAAACAAGGCATCCAACTTCTTTTTTGACACTTTCACAGTCCATGTTAGTTGCAAAGGAAATGTCAGAGGTGACACCACAGCAATAAGAACTTAAATCATCTGGAATTAGAAAGAACGTGTTACTATAGTTGCATAATAACAGCATCCAATACCGCTTCCAAGTATTACATCTTCCCTAGTCAGtatttcactgaaaaacatctttgCCTTCCACCAACAACTGTCCCCCTGCAGCTCTGGGGAAAGTGTTTCGTCTGAACCAGGGCACCCATGGAACAAAGGCTTGGTGTCCTGCCTTCGAGCTATCTCCAATAGAACCCAGCCTGCAGAGCTGGCAAAGACTTCAAAGATCCCCCACAGAGAAAAGGCAAGTCCCCCTGCATCCAGAAATAAGTTTTTAGAGTGCATTTTGCACTAGACGATTTTCTCaccaactgttttttaaatccatttgttttattcttattttgtttcCTCTATACTATTTCATAATATTAACTGTTATTTGATACTGGCTGTGTTTTATTGCAAACCAGTAGATTAGATTTTGTTCTTAACACATCTTTTCTCTATCTTCTTTTTCCAAGGCAGTAATGCAACCTGCACAACAAGCACAGATCTGATCATGCCAGAGACAGTGTATTAAACAGATCCACCCATGAGAAAGCAAGCAAACAATCACAAAGCCAAGATATAGAGGAGGTTTTAGAGTCCAAGTGTCCCTCCACTGGTAGGATTCTGGATTGCTTACTGGGAGGTACCATTACTAtgccacattttctcacatgtGATACGTTGTCCACTGACTCTGAAGAGCATCATGACGACTTATTCGCCTCCTGAGAGGACACATTTTTAGAGAGAGACTTGCTTACTGTTACAAAGACAGTTTCTCCATTGACCTCAGCCTCCTCTAGCTCCTCTCTCAGCACTCGCAGCCTGCAGGATGCCAGTTCACAGTCAAGTACGTCAGCGACTTTAGATGGAAAACCTGCTGGTAATGATAAATACTGTCTCACCTCTATCCTAGAGCAAACAAAAGAACCTCATGTGGCAGCAGCTTCTACTCCCAGCTTCAAGAGGGACATCGTGGCTCACACTTAACGGGCAGACCAACATCTCCCTAAGTTTCCAAGCAGCTGGCGAACATCACAGATAAGCCTGGCTTCTCCTTCTGGATGTAGCTTCTGTCAGAGAAAAACTACACGAGGAGGCTGTTCACAAAGGAACCAGTACCCCTGAAGACACACTGCGGTTTCCTAATGAGGACCGGCATCAGAAAACTTCTGGACAGCTAGATAATCTGAATGTGGATGATGTGTCTAGTGACAGTGAAGACGTAGAACACATTCATGAATGTGAAGTGGCCCAGGGAGGGGCTCATGCTGCACAAGACCTCCAGTCTCTAAAAGATAGCAACAAAGATCTTGTGTGCAGACCCAAAAAAAGGTGATCAAGAAAATGAGTTTTTGTTAGTCTGCAAGATTTTTAATCAGCAGAAcctaaattaaataatacattgaaTACTTTATGATAGCAATATGATACCCTGCATTCAAATCATTCTCAATATTAGACctaattaaaagtaattaaagaaGGGGCCGATTCTGATGTCTACAGGTCATTTGAACTGTATCATCTCCTGCTGTCCATAGGTTAATGGATGAGTTTTCTAATGAAGAGTCTCAGTGTCAGATCTGCCACATTGGTGAAAATTCACCATCCAACCCTCCGCTAACACCCTTCATCTCTGCTCACCTTCTAGAAAAAGACCTCATTGAAAGATGTCGATCCCACAATGCATTCATTGTGCGAGTGATGGCCACCAGAACGGTTTACTTCTACCTGTCCTGCCTCCAGGGTAACTATGTGTTGATCCTACCTCTGTATCAGTCACTGTTAGGAGTAAAGTATTGGGTACATGGCCAATTCTAAAAGCAGAAAGGTCGTTGGCAGAAATTGGCAGAATCCTATTAAACATAATCCTAATGTTAGTTTGtgaaatgtagatttttttaatgatgaaaataaaaatcttttgaTATAAAGTAGggttattaattcatttattcattattctcCTCAggctgtaatgtttttattgcttcCTGTACTGATAAGGATGAAACTTAGACTCAGAAGACCAGCAGCTACTGTGCATTCCAATAAACCACACTGTGTGCAATATAATAGAGTGGTTCAATGTGACACAGGAAATGTAAAGGGCtgtgaaaatatacagtatattaaatcTAAGTTAGTCATACATTATCAGTTTCTCCAgctcaaaaatacatttcatacaGTGACAGAGTGAGTGTTGTTTAGGTTCAAGTTGATGTTAAAGGGGAATTGGTGTTAACAATATGCATCAATGTCACATGTACAAAATCGCCGATGCTCCTTCTTGAGATTCCTGTGATGTGGCTCAGTTCATCCACTACCTGAGATGTATGAAAAGAAAGAGTAAAGCTACATAtatgaaaacagtttgtatGGTTTGTATTTGTAAGATACCACATGAACATTAACATCGACTAAACCCAAGCACAGCAAATGAGTTGATATGTTTTCATATAGCATTAAAGTCACAgtttgtgtaattaaaaaaaactgtgttgatACTTTCACCTGTTCCCATTTTCTCACACAGACGATGAATGCGGCCACAGTGATGACACCAACACCAAGAAGCATGTAGTCTTCAGTTACTGTCAcaaatctctctctgttttcaaaTAAATTGTTAATACAGCATTAAAGCAGCGTtaattaatattcatattaaaGGTTTAAATGATGCATTGTACAGTAAAGACCTGCTACTAGCAGGCAGACAAATCGAATAACTTGCAGGTGAAACACAATGGACCATTTAGCAAGAGCCAGATATTTTACCTGGGAGTTGGTGGAAACCAAAACAGGGCTAAATGAAGAATTAATATCACACGTACATTTCCCAGATGATCAGAAACTCAACTTTCAAATCAACTGTGAATCTGCTAGATGTGTAAATAGACATCTATTTGCCAACAGCTTTGTCACATCAATTTAAAAGCTGATGTCAGTGTTCGGTAGCAGCTTGTTTCTGCTATTCCCAAATTGTACAAAATCAGTTAAGGCAGGTTTAATACTTGAGCACACCAAAATACTGTAATTAGTCATAATTAGACAGCTCTTAGGTGAATTTGCCAAAGGGAGACGAGCCACATGAAACATAAtggcacaataaaaaaaaaaaacataacaccTACATGGTAACCACCATGTAGGTAATACCTCTGTTCTCTGGATGGGCTGACACACTGAGTGGTAGTCTTTAACAAGGCGTCGTAGATGGCAGCCTTCTGTAGGCTGACAAACCGGAGAACATGGCGGCACAGGTCACAGAGTTCCTCCACTGGGATGGATGGCTCATTATGTCCTACAAATCAGTGCAGCACATGTATAGATTAGTATAAATATCTCCCCAGAGCTCTTCCTATTGATACTGCCAAACTGATCTTCCATCCTAACACTTCAGCTAACTTGCTCTGAGTGTATATCTTACCAAGCACCTCCAGAAGTATTTCCACGTATGTGAGAGGATTTGGGGCATTTATTCTGAACTCAAGCCCTTTCAATATCATCAGCTCTGTTTCCAAGAGAGTCTGCTTGGAAACACGGTGGCCAACCGAATGCAGAAAGTGCACAGCAGTATTGTTGTCGATGATCTAAAAAGTGATTGAGGACGTTTTAAATTACTgattatagaaatatatatttctgaACTTATATTTCTAAATCTTAGAACTTACATTACTGTGCAGATACACTTTACTTGCAATCTGCACACAAGAGAAGATGATGAGGGGGAATTTCTCCTTCAGTTTGTCAAAAATAGCATCTTCATAACTTGTTGGCAGAACAGCAGCTGCACCTTGAGGTGTGGACGTGGTGAGCAAATCTGTAAGGTGCTTGACCATGAACCTGGGGGAGATATGTTTTCACATTAGGGCTGGGTGTGGCAGGGGAAGGCAAACATGCTGCTCCTTCTTACCTCTGAAGTAATTCAGCAGCATGGTATCCAGCTAGGGGATCAAGTCTCAGTTCTTGAGTCATCAAGAAGATGTGCTCTAAGTAACACCAGAGGAGGACACAGGTagtaaaaggagaaataaacagAGTGGATATCTTccacaaaatacatttgttgtgAGGAATCTGTAAGACAATCTCATGCATGCAGTAAAATTGAAGCAGTAAATGTGTTGGGGTATAATATGACACAGGGCAGGATCTTATGTTGTTCTATGAAATGGgatcaataaaatgaaatcagagACATAATCCTCCAAGAATTATTGATCATTTTCAGTCTTTGCCTCAATAACAACTGAACATCCTATGAATATCTTGCATCATTAAGCTTGGATTAtctggatgatgatgattaacACAGTTTAGTACAGTcaagaaaataataatgcagTCATTGTGATTCTCTTTCTTTATACttgttttgtgtgaaataaCAGCTAAGCTGTGCAAGTAAAACAAGTAAACCTGAAATTGAACCATGCTGGGTTTTCAACACCACCCACCAGCCAACACTGGCAGAAAACTGTATCGTGACAGGCTTCTAAAGACCAGACAGCTTGAAAGAAACtattcatttctttgtgtttgagaCAGCTATAACTTCTACTGGAGGTATcctttaagtacattttatttcagatgtTACATGAACTAAACGTTGACGTGGTGATGTTCATTAGAAATCATTAAAGCTTTCCATCTGCTCCTCTAGCAGAGGTTGCCTGAGGACATCTGGCAGCTGTGTGGCTGCTATCTTGAGGACTTTGTATTAAAATTTGGCCTCCATAATGACAGGGCTGACAATCCCAGGTATATGAAAGACTTCACAGTGATGACAGGGTACAGTGAGGCTTAGTGGGACACACAGAGATATTGTGCCGCTGTGTGTAGTTTAGGAAATCCCACCTGCTGACAAAATTATTAAAACTATTGTAGAACAAGAGTTACAGCATGGAAACACATGCAGTACTGTGAGTCTGCTGACGACAGCCTTCTTACTATACAGGTAAGGTGAATTAAAAGGTAGTCTTTATATAAACGTGGTATTAAAGTGATGCTGTTGAATGTTAAAGTTCAGTCCTGAACTGTTCCGTGTGTGCAATCATTAataatgtttctgcagaaatctaaaaatataaaataatattaacttATGTACAGATTTAATGAGAGAAAGGTCAGAACCTGGTAAAGCTGATGCTGTTAAGTCAAAATAATacttagttttaattattagaTGATCATATAGTAAAAATGTAAAGGGAAAGTCTTCAGTATTGATCTAGCTACTAACTCTTACACCTGAATGAAATACGACctaattaaactttaaatcaCCAAATTAAACTATGACTAAAATCAAACTGCTAATTTCAAGGTTTACCTGCATAAAATTCAGAGAaagttatatattttatagtatCTCATTAATACAGTAAGTAATTACTTCGGTTTAAGGTTAAGAATAAATCCAAAATAAAGGCTAATAATGTGAAATAGTCTATGTTCAGAATTactgttaatgtaaataaacaagcaGCTAGTTAAAGCTAAAACTCATCAGCTGCTAGCTAACGGTATGTTACTTACCCATCAGTCTTTTATCTCTGAAGGTTCCGCTGCACTTTGACAAACAGttgattttatctttgtttcttttgttaagGTTAATAAGAAAATCTGTGAGTAAATCAAAAGAAGCTTCCTGAAACTTAAAACTTCGGTTTGGAGACAAAAGTAATCTCTTCGCCATTTGTCGACTGACGGTTTCCCTCTGAAACAACAAACGTTCACTACATTTAAGACAAACTATCAAGTCTATACTTAGgggtttgttgtcatttgtcaACAGTagatttaaaatcaatttttaaACTAATTAATTCGTGTTTTAAAGCTTATTTTTTCCAAAAGATGGCGCTATTTCCGCAGTTTAACCTAGACCACCTGAGACCGTTTCCAATAGGAACCAAAGCTACCGTGGGGACTCATTTCAATGTTGCACAGTTTTGTTTCATTCGTACGCCCCTTAGTGGTGCGCACACTGCCCGGCGCAGATCTCAAAGCACACTGACGGGCCACTCAAAGCGCAGCTGAACGGTGCAGATTGTTTGGATATCGCTTGTGTGTAACCCTGTTGTGAAACAGCTAGCTACACGCCTCACTGACAGCAGACATGGCCGACAAGACACCGAAGGAATCACCGGCTCCCTTTGCAACCAGGATAGACCCAGCTAAAGAGGGTCTTTCCAAAGAACAGATGAATTTCATCAGGCAGGTAGAGCTGGAACagtggaagaagaaaacacagaagttgCGGGGACGAAATGTTGTGACAGGACTCGTCATCGGAGCGCTCGTAGCTGGAATCTGTATCCTTGGCTAACACACAAGGTGAACTATGTAACGTTAGCTTAGCACGCTGATGTTACTGCACTGGGCTCACGTTTGAGTTTAataacagtgtttattttagtaCAGCACAACTACATGGATTGGATTTTAGATTTAATTGGCAGTAACGTTAAATCGTGTGTGTGGCCGACACATTAAGCTAATAATGTCATTTATTGGATGCTAGCATGAGAGCTAGCTATGACACAAGGTTCCAGGCAGATGTTCAGTAGTTTTAACATTACTTCCCCTGataatgtttagtttttgaaATGATATCCATCTATTTTCTGTAATTTTAGGAAGGCACATTTGactgagaaaaaacattttgtacatttgtacaacaCAGTCTATTAGAGGTGCGTTCACTTACTAAATAATAGTTCTGTGAAACTGAGTTTTGACTCAGTAGCTCTATCTTATCCATATTACCTGAATATTTTTCGTCTTATCAATCATAaccttttatttactttttcttatcttggtagaaaaagaagaagactttGTTAGTTTAAGCTGGATGTATCTAATATATTAGCAACTGAGTCTATAAGTCTCCAAAAAGGAATTCAGTACTTTAATAAATACAGATGCTATTAAGgcattaaaacagacaaatcttGTTTTCTCACCCTCTGATCATACAATCAACCATGACACAAACACCATGCTGACCCACGTGTGATGTGTGTTATCGTATGCTTCCTTCTTCCATTTACTTGCCTTGACCATTTGCTCCCCTGTTAGACGGATACACATTTTACTCAGTGTCCCAGGAGCGGATCATGGATGAAATCGATGACGAAGCCAAGCATGCAAGAATACACGGACCGAGGACTGGTGCCAACTGAGGAGCATGTTGGACTGTGTCTTTCCTTCACTTACACTGATACCACAGgctcttttttctgtgttgagaCAGTGCTGGACTTTGTTTTATCCTGAATGTTAAAGGTAACTGAGGGGTTCTGTTCCTGCTGACTTAAAACTGGATACATGTATTCATTTAGATTAAACTGTCAGTAGAAAGAACTAATTTCCTGACCTCAACAAGACCTAACATGCTCCCCAAAGAGTGATTACAAGCTTTACCTGACAAGTTTCCAGCCCAGATCATGACTACAGTAAGAGGGGAAGCATCTTAATATCAGTCAGCAAATGATGTTATTTACAGTGACCTTTAACAGAGAATGTCAGTGATGACCttgaaacaacacacagttcAACCTGTTGAAACATTATGTTTATAACGTGatgatttgtaaaataaaatgtaatgtattcgATTTTTAATACCTCTAATGTCTTTGTGTAACCATTAACGCACTGggtgaaacagaaaacatggcaaaagagctgttttatttacaactgcatttatttgtcaaaatTTAATATATGGAGTCTGAGCTAGCCACTGGATcttaagtaaaaatataaaataagacaTTGTAAGGGAAAGGCACAGATTCAGCATGGCAGGACAGCAGCTTCAGAAAGCAATacaattatatatttacattcaaAATTTAGAATATATTATGAATCTTACAGGAGTTCAACTGTCAGGAAATTCAGTGTGCGTGGTGAAAGTTTTTATAAGGCAACAGCTACAGATTCACAGCTTGGACTGATTATTTTTCTATCCtacaatataatttttattgATGTAGGAGGTTTAATAATGAGTGTGAtccaatattaaatattgtgatcaaacaaactggaaaatatTCTGTATCTCcctttttgtaaaaatattagGAAACATTGGCTCCTCCTCgagtaaaacacagttttatccACAAAATGTGTTGATTGGATGCTTGAGAACTAAAGTGCACGAGGTGCTTGATCTGTGGAACAAGCAACAAATATGATTTTTGCTTGAGCAAGAAAAAAGatttctgaaatattttgttttcttaacttGTAAACATGATCTACAACAACACTTTactatatacacatatacaataGACAGAGAAGGCAGTAGTCTATTTTTCACATCTAATTATTATGAAGAAGTAATTTTTTCCatattactgttattgtttttgaACACTGTCATTGCACTAATGTCTTTCTCACATCAACTAAATCTCTTCCCATTTCATAGTATGAAAACAGAATACCTTCTACTGAAGCTATATGCAAACATCTATTATATGTAATCTTTCTCTCTGAAGCATTAACATCGTCATATGTAGGTGTagaatgtgaaaaatgatgtCAGGCCTGCAGTCAAACGTCTCTAGGCTAAGTCTACAGAGTGTACATAATCCTACCAGGTGTCAAAATCCCAAAAGAACTAAAAATGTACTacaacaacatgttttcacaatACATATTTGAATTGAATCAATCTGTACAATGCATCTAGACTGCTCTCCTCAGCCTCCGGAAGGCAATAATCAAAGCTCTACTAAATGAGAGTGTCTGCACTGTGCAGTCAGCAGGTGCTGAGATATCATTAATAAACTACAGCAAATAAGCTGTGAGATTATATGAAATGTCTGTCACAGTTGTCTATGTGTGAGTTTAAGTGTTAGAGCCTCACCGTGGTTCACATTCCTGTGCTCACATTGGTTAACGGCAGTGAATCAGACAAGCAGGAGAACAGCAACTATCATCATCCTGGTCAGAGTCATAGAAAGTGCAGCTGCGACTCAAAAGGCCACAACTCTGCATCACTTGATTGCGTTACTGCAAAAAGCTtgctcacaaaaaaaaaaaaaaacagttaaaacaaatgGACATTTTGCAGAGTGCTGTGGCAGCCTAGACTGAAGCTGGTTAATCTCAACCGTTGGGTCCGACAGTTTATTTACAGGAGAGCAACAATGAACTTATCATTTTTTTATAGGAAGAAGAacgtttttctgtttttctttgtgcttccGCTGCAAAGAATCCACCAAATGTAAGAGGACTGAAAACTGGACGTCATAGTTCCTGTGGAAATCCAACTGTGCTGATGACAGTTTCTATACATTTGAGGTAAATGACCACCGGCAGAAGCAGTTTGTTGATCGGCGTGCCAGCATTAAAGCATGAAGGTGATCCTCCTTCAGGGTGGGTTTGACTACTGCAGTCACACTTCAGATGAGGTAGTCCAGATATACAGCGGGAGTTTTTTACTAGAAGAAATAATATGAAAAGACACATTACGTCAGAACAAAACGgtgtttgttatattttaaaaggaggaaaataGCAATGCAAGGTTTGTTTATGCAATTAATACTCACTATTCTATTAATGTCATTGACAAAGGTGACCCCTTTGCTTGGTTTATCCTGCGAGCCACTGCTGCTACCTCCCAGGGAGTTTCTCCTAATGATACCTAGGGAACAAACATAGCTTTACtaaacacatcacaacatactgtaagtaaTGATTCTGTCACTGGAAAGAGAAGTGTTTATTCTTCCCACCTTGGAGTGGTAACATGTCCAAGCGCTGCAGGCTGTTCCTGCGGGATGAGGGGAAACCGCCTCCTTTGGACAGACGGCGCTGTCGACTGGACAGCATAGCAGCAGGAGAGACGATCCCTGGAGGGGGAACCTTCCCCATCCTTTCATACAGTTCCTCAATCTCTCTCTTCTGGGCAGCCTGTAGGGCCTGTACCTCTGTAAGATGTCTAATTAGGGAGGAAAATAACAAATAAGAGCATTTTAAGGCTCAATTTTGTTACCAGTACCTAAGATATGTCTTCAAATAGCAGACTTAGAGTGATTTTTACTGCTTTGTGCATCTTCTGTGGTGTCACTTACTTCTCTCTGAGATCCTGAAGCTCTTCCAGGATTTCCTCATTGTCACTGTCTGAGTCATCGCTGCTTAGGTATGGAGCATTGCGGCTGTAACTCATCATCCACAAATGGTGAAGGGCATTGGTGTACTGCGGGCTGCCTGCCGATCCGTCCCACAGCCTCCCTTCCATCTCAGTAGCCGTCACTGAGAGTCCACTGTCTGCAGATGTTCCCATCAGGCTGAGGCTGTATGCCCTCCTCCGGTTCCTCTTTCTCGCCCTCTGTCGTTCCCCAAcaacctcttcctcttcgtcttcatcctcttcttctcgCTCTTGCTGCTCCTCCTTGCTCCTAGCCCAACCCGGCTGCCTCTCAACCTCCCGAGGGACCCCTGCTGACCCACTGTGAGAATGTGGATGAGGAGGGGACATTGTAAGAGAGGTGCCCAGGCTTGTCTCAGACCCCCCTTGCTCCTCTGTGCTGCTTTCTGATGGGGCGCTGCCACTGTGTGCAAGCTGTGGGGCAGCAGGTAAAATACCCACTGGCACGTCAGGCTCAGGGATTTCCATGCTGGGTGTTACTTGGAATCGTCCAACAGTCACTGGTGCAGACCGAACTTCTGTAATATCGAGTAAGAAAGTTCGTGTTAATCAGTGTAAATCGTCTGCACATCACATGCAGGCATTTCAAAAAAACAATTCCACCTTCACCAGTTCCCTCCAGGATAAAAACATAAGGTTTGCCATTTCCTTCTACTTACTTGCTACACATGAACAGGAAGATGTAACATCTGGCCAGAGAATTTATGTGAGTGGTAGCCAATCATTAACTAAGCAGCAGTGGTTGTTCTCCAATCTGACCAGAGCTCACTGATCACTAGAACAGAGCCCCATTCTTTCCTGACTGTCCTGAATTGATTAAAATCTAATAATGAGTTTCTTGGCAactgtctctctttgtgtccTAAAACAGTCATCTCCCATTGTAGGTGGATATCCTCTTAAGTGGCTTCATTCATGGCAGTGATGATATAAACCTGTGTTCGCTCACATCAGCAGAAAAGTTTTAGGTTTAAAGTCCTGCAGTGCCTCCGTTTGCCCACTAAGTGTCCttacagtaaacacaggaaGTGTTAGGGTCTGTTCCCACTCAAACAGAGGAACTCTGTTGAATGTGAGTTTCTGAGGGAGTTATAAATACTGACAGGTGTGGATGTGGGAGGCGAGGCCTGTAATGAGCATGGCTGCCTGGTGATTGGTCTCTACCAGTGGGCAGGGGCCACAATCACACTTAAGTTTGTGTTCATATTGAATGGAACATTACACCCAGACTCGTGGTTACGCAACGGCTCCAGAGGCTCCGCTAACAGGTGATAATGGCAGCAAGGATACgatagagaaacagagagaggcaacaaaaaacagctcAGAACAGAGACATGTAGGAAAAAACGTGTCGGTGCGAGCATGTGTGAGAGCTCCATGCGGTGATTATATTCCACAGAtggaacagaaacagttttaggAACATGAGGACTTGCGCAGATTTACTTACCAGATTCAGAGGAAGAGGATTTCAGTTTTGGGATACTGGCAGTCATCTCAGGAACAGCAGGGTGCAACTGAGTGCTGAAGGATGATAACTGGATAGGAAGAATAAATATTATTAGCCTTAGTGCTTCAGTAGATTGGATCAGCAGACCCGCTTGATCCCTAATAAGTACAGTTTCTTTATTAGTGTTGTTTAAAAGTTCAGTGTTTCAGCTATCAGTCAGGTTTTAGTGTAAGAAATTATGTGATTACATAAAAGATTAATTTAAAGGAATATACTGACTTGACTTGAGATACGAGTAATTACaactcactgtgttttctggGCTCTCTGGGGGTGAGGGAGAAAGATCTGATGAAGAGTTTGAACTGGAGATTTCTGATTTGGGCTTAATGTGGGCTGGAATCTGTGCTGAGTAAGGGGCACCATGATTGTAGATACTGGCCGGCTGGGTCTGGCTGGGGCGACTGGAGGGTACAGGTTGTTGCGGAGGTGCCACATGAGCCAGTGGAGAGGTGGAGGGTATGGAAGGTGGAGAGACAGGATGGAGCCAGCTTGGATGGCTGCTCTGAGGAAAACCAGCCCTGTTCATCTGAGGTGTGTTCTCAGGACTGTGGAACATGTTGTTCTGTGCTGGGATGCCTGCTGTGACAAATGGGACCTCTACTGGTGGGGCCTGGTAATGCTGTGGGTAGACAGAGTGGTAACCTGCCTGTGGGACCACGTGAGCGGGTAACTGGGGGTGGAAGCCGGGAAAAGAGGGCATCCCCTGGGAAGGCAGGCTCGCAGGAGGGATGAATGACTGGGCCATGCTCATGGCCATGGAGATGACATTAGCCAAGGAAAACAGGGGCTGCGTGTGTGGGGGCCACATGTT from the Anabas testudineus chromosome 19, fAnaTes1.2, whole genome shotgun sequence genome contains:
- the cntd1 gene encoding cyclin N-terminal domain-containing protein 1, with the protein product MAKRLLLSPNRSFKFQEASFDLLTDFLINLNKRNKDKINCLSKCSGTFRDKRLMEHIFLMTQELRLDPLAGYHAAELLQRFMVKHLTDLLTTSTPQGAAAVLPTSYEDAIFDKLKEKFPLIIFSCVQIASKVYLHSNIIDNNTAVHFLHSVGHRVSKQTLLETELMILKGLEFRINAPNPLTYVEILLEVLGHNEPSIPVEELCDLCRHVLRFVSLQKAAIYDALLKTTTQCVSPSREQRERFVTVTEDYMLLGVGVITVAAFIVCVRKWEQVVDELSHITGISRRSIGDFVHVTLMHIVNTNSPLTST
- the LOC113155920 gene encoding cytochrome c oxidase assembly factor 3 homolog, mitochondrial, whose amino-acid sequence is MADKTPKESPAPFATRIDPAKEGLSKEQMNFIRQVELEQWKKKTQKLRGRNVVTGLVIGALVAGIYGYTFYSVSQERIMDEIDDEAKHARIHGPRTGAN